A genomic segment from Corylus avellana chromosome ca5, CavTom2PMs-1.0 encodes:
- the LOC132181081 gene encoding putative calcium-binding protein CML23, whose protein sequence is MNNNRTQYERVFNHFDDNGDGKISPSELQQCVEAIGGEISPAEAEAVVELVDSDGDGLLGLEDFVRFLEGGEEEEKVNDLREAFKMYEMDGCGCITPKSLKRMLSRLGESKSIDECTTMIAQFDLNGDGVLNFDEFRTMML, encoded by the coding sequence ATGAACAACAATCGCACACAATACGAACGTGTGTTCAATCACTTTGACGACAACGGAGATGGGAAGATATCACCCTCTGAGCTGCAGCAATGCGTTGAGGCAATAGGCGGGGAGATTTCGCCGGCAGAGGCAGAGGCGGTGGTGGAGTTGGTCGACTCGGACGGGGACGGCTTGCTGGGGTTGGAGGACTTCGTGAGGTTTTTGGAAGGaggggaagaggaagagaaggtGAATGATTTGAGGGAGGCGTTTAAGATGTATGAGATGGATGGGTGTGGGTGTATAACACCCAAGAGTCTTAAGAGGATGCTTAGTAGATTGGGTGAGTCCAAGAGTATTGACGAGTGTACGACCATGATTGCTCAATTTGATCTCAATGGTGATGGGGTCCTCAACTTTGATGAGTTTCGGACCATGATGTTGTGA
- the LOC132182578 gene encoding mitochondrial Rho GTPase 1-like, whose translation MAKSSAGTPNPYLKTGVRIVVAGERGTGKSSLIATAAAEKFPKNVPPVLPSTRLPKDIFPDRVPITIIDTSSRVENDYKVAEELKRADVVVFTYACDEPQSFERLSTFWLPKLCKLEVKVPVMVVGCKLDLRDENRQVSLEQVMSPLMEKFPEIETSIECSALKQYKIREVFYYAQKVVLHPAGPLFDMEAETLSPRFVRALKRIFFLCDHDRDGALNDAELNDFQVKCFNSPLQPSEIVGLKRVVLEKLGEGVNERGITWIGFLFLHQLHIDKGHLEITWTILRKFGYNNDIKLAEDVIPSTLKRAPDQSVELTNEATEFLREIFELYSTKPDGELNPHEIGKIFSNAPESPWEREPYVDATQKNEFGGLSLDGFLSMWAFMTFLDPARSMENMIYVGYPGNPLSAFRVTRKRRLDRKKQQTERNVFQCFVFGPKKAGKSALLSSFIGRYFSDKYTSTDFEDHYAVNVVDEPMGKKKTLILREIPEEGTAKLLSDKESLAACDVAVFVHDSYDRATQLLVEVASHGEDTGFEVPCLIVAAKEDLDSFPMAILNSTRVSQDMGIEAPIPISTKLGNLNNIFSRIVSAAEHPHLSIPKTESGRGRKQYHRLINRTLMVLSVGAAVAIAGLLARNSRSNSNFAYK comes from the exons ATGGCGAAATCTTCAGCTGGAACTCCGAACCCGTACCTCAAGACCGGGGTGCGAATCGTGGTTGCTGGGGAAAGAGGCACCGGGAAATCGAGCCTGATTGCGACGGCAGCGGCCGAGAAATTCCCGAAGAATGTGCCGCCAGTGTTGCCGTCGACGAGGCTGCCCAAGGATATCTTCCCCGACCGCGTGCCCATCACGATCATAGACACTTCGTCTCG TGTGGAGAATGATTATAAAGTCGCCGAAGAATTGAAGCGGGCTGATGTAGTTGTGTTTACTTATGCATGCGATGAGCCTCAGTCATTTGAACGATTGAGTACTTTCTGGCTTCCAAAACTTTGTAAACTAGAG GTGAAAGTCCCAGTTATGGTGGTAGGTTGTAAGCTGGATTTGAGAGATGAGAACCGGCAGGTGAGCCTGGAGCAGGTGATGTCACCACTAATGGAAAAATTTCCTGAGATTGAAACTAGCATTGAATGTTCAGCACTTAAACAATATAAG ATCCGTGAAGTTTTCTACTATGCACAAAAAGTTGTGCTTCATCCAGCTGGTCCACTATTTGATATGGAAGCAGAGACTTTGAGCCCCAGATTTGTTCGAGCCTTGAAGcggatattttttctttgtgatCATGATAGGGATGGTGCCCTCAATGATGCAGAGTTGAATGATTTTCAg GTCAAATGTTTCAATTCTCCACTACAACCTTCTGAAATAGTAGGTCTTAAGAGGGTTGTCTTAGAAAAACTGGGTGAAGGAGTCAATGAACGTGGGATTACTTGGATaggtttcctttttcttcatcAACTGCACATAGATAAAGGGCATCTTGAGATAACATGGACTATTCTACGAAAATTTGGATACAACAATGATATCAAACTTGCAGAGGATGTCATCCCATCAACTCTCAAACGAGCTCCTGATCAG AGTGTGGAGCTAACAAATGAAGCCACCGAGTTTCTAAGGGAAATCTTTGAATTGTATAGTACCAAACCT GATGGGGAGCTGAATCCTCATGAGATTggcaaaatattttctaatgcTCCGGAAAG TCCTTGGGAGAGAGAGCCATATGTGGATGCTACAcagaaaaatgaatttggagGGTTATCTCTCGATGGCTTTTTGTCAATG TGGGCCTTTATGACATTTCTAGACCCAGCTCGGAGCATGGAGAATATGATATACGTTGGTTATCCTGGCAATCCTTTATCTGCATTCCGTGTGACTAGAAAAAGGCGTTTGGATAGGAAGAAGCAACAGACAGAGAGAAATGTTTTccagtgttttgtttttggtcccAAGAAGGCTGGAAAGTCTGCATTGTTAAGTTCTTTTATTGGAAG GTATTTTTCTGATAAATATACTTCAACCGACTTTGAAGATCATTATGCGGTGAATGTTGTTGATGAACCTATG gggaaaaaaaagaccCTTATATTGAGAGAGATACCTGAAGAGGGAACTGCTAAACTGCTGTCAGATAAAGAATCTTTGGCTGCTTGTGATGTAGCAGTGTTTGTTCATGACAG TTATGATAGGGCGACACAGTTGCTGGTAGAAGTTGCTAGCCATGGTGAAGATACTGGCTTTGAGGTGCCTTGCCTCATTGTGGCAGCTAAAGAGGATCTGGACTCATTTCCCATGGCCATACTAAATTCTACTAGG GTTAGTCAGGACATGGGAATAGAGGCTCCCATTCCTATCAGTACCAAGTTGGGTAATCTCAATAATATATTCTCTAGGATTGTAAGTGCTGCAGAACACCCTCATTTGAGCATTCCTAAAACTGAATCTGGGAGAGGCCGCAAGCAATACCACAGACTTATAAACCGCACACTTATGGTCCTTTCGG TTGGAGCTGCGGTGGCAATTGCTGGACTATTAGCAAGGAATAGCCGTTCCAATAGCAATTTTGCTTATAAATAA
- the LOC132183150 gene encoding protein LYK2, whose product MAMALINKLQLRALVLFICLFVSALGQNLLSCDTTSPDASGYQCNGNSSQYQCSTYAILRANSYYSSLFNLSFYLGISRFVIAAANGFSAETEYLPKDQPFLIPIDCKCKGGFSQAELTKTTIKGESFYGIAESLEGLTTCKAIQEKNPGVSPWLLGDKVKLLIPLRCVCPSSETNPKTRFLLSYPVSEGDTISKLAFKFNATPEGIIRANNKSLHNFRPEGLIPLTSLLIPIDREPIVGPLAKPRQPNLHFPATSIPVISPHKKKSKMRRIGLYIAISGVAAGVSIAIAAAFVVIILKKKKKQNPSKGIDVELQQLSLSVRTTSDKKVSFEGSQDTLDGQIMDATPRKMLVETYTVEELRRATEDFNSSNHIEGSVYHGRLNGKNLAIKRTQPETISKIELALFHDAIHNHPNILRLLGTCLTENPDSFLVFEYAKNGSLKDWLHGGLAMKNQFIASCYCFLTWAQRLRICLDVAMALHYMHHVMNPSHVHRNVKSRNIFLDEDFNAKIGNFGMARCNIEDDTGDPRFYSSNPASWSLGYMAPEYVRQGVVSPSIDIFAYGVVLLEVLSGQTPITKPNDNGEGSVWLSEKIKSILQSEDADELREWMDSALGDNYSFDAAVTLANLARACVEEDPSLRPSAGEAVEKLSRLVQELPEAEDVLMCESSSKPLVKASANSL is encoded by the coding sequence ATGGCCATGGCTCTAATCAACAAGCTCCAATTGAGAGCTTTGGTCTTATTCATTTGCCTGTTTGTCTCTGCACTTGGACAGAACCTGCTAAGTTGTGATACTACATCTCCAGATGCTTCTGGTTACCAGTGCAATGGAAATTCATCACAATATCAGTGCAGCACATATGCAATTCTGCGTGCCAATTCCTACTACTCGTCTCTTTTCAATCTGAGCTTTTACTTGGGCATCAGCCGTTTTGTGATTGCAGCAGCAAATGGGTTTTCTGCAGAGACAGAGTACCTTCCAAAAGACCAGCCTTTCTTGATTCCAATTGACTGCAAATGCAAAGGTGGTTTCTCACAGGCTGAATTAACAAAAACTACCATAAAGGGAGAGAGCTTTTATGGCATTGCTGAATCGCTGGAGGGCTTGACAACCTGCAAAGCCATCCAAGAGAAGAACCCTGGAGTCTCACCATGGTTGCTTGGTGATAAAGTTAAGTTGCTGATCCCACTCAGATGTGTCTGTCCTTCATCTGAAACAAATCCGAAGACAAGATTTTTGCTGTCTTATCCTGTAAGTGAAGGTGATACAATTTCTAAGTTGGCCTTCAAGTTTAATGCTACCCCAGAAGGCATTATACGTGCAAATAACAAATCATTGCACAACTTCAGACCAGAAGGCCTAATACCTCTTACGTCTCTTCTTATTCCGATCGACCGCGAGCCGATCGTTGGTCCTCTTGCAAAACCTCGACAACCCAATTTACATTTTCCGGCAACCAGCATCCCTGTAATTAGTCCTCACAAGAAAAAGTCCAAAATGAGGAGGATCGGTTTATATATTGCAATTAGCGGGGTTGCAGCTGGAGTGAGCATTGCTATTGCAGCAGCCTTTGTGGTGATCAtactgaagaagaagaagaaacaaaatccCAGCAAGGGAATAGATGTGGAGTTACAGCAGCTTAGTCTCAGTGTGAGAACAACAAGTGACAAGAAAGTGTCGTTTGAGGGATCTCAGGATACTCTCGATGGTCAAATCATGGATGCTACACCCCGAAAGATGCTGGTTGAGACGTATACTGTTGAGGAGCTGAGAAGAGCAACAGAGGACTTCAATTCAAGTAATCACATCGAGGGATCTGTGTATCATGGTCGTCTCAATGGGAAGAACCTGGCAATAAAGCGCACGCAGCCAGAAACAATCTCAAAGATTGAGCTTGCGCTTTTCCATGATGCAATTCACAATCATCCCAACATACTTAGGCTTCTTGGGACATGTTTGACAGAGAATCCTGATTcatttttggtgtttgagtatGCCAAAAATGGGTCCTTGAAAGATTGGCTTCATGGTGGGTTGGCCATGAAGAACCAATTCATTGCCTCTTGCTATTGTTTCTTGACATGGGCTCAACGGCTGAGGATCTGTCTTGATGTAGCCATGGCCTTACACTACATGCACCACGTAATGAACCCGAGCCATGTTCATAGAAATGTGAAGAGTCGGAACATCTTCTTAGACGAAGATTTCAATGCAAAAATCGGGAATTTTGGCATGGCAAGATGCAATATTGAAGATGATACAGGGGATCCACGGTTTTATTCAAGCAATCCTGCCTCATGGAGTCTGGGGTATATGGCTCCTGAATATGTTCGCCAAGGTGTTGTTTCCCCAAGCATTGATATTTTCGCGTATGGAGTTGTTTTGCTGGAGGTTTTATCAGGTCAAACGCCAATAACCAAGCCAAATGACAACGGAGAAGGGAGTGTTTGGCTTTCTGAGAAAATCAAGTCCATATTGCAGTCAGAAGATGCAGATGAGCTAAGGGAATGGATGGACAGTGCTTTGGGCGACAACTATTCATTTGATGCAGCTGTCACATTGGCCAATCTTGCAAGAGCTTGTGTAGAGGAAGACCCTTCATTGAGACCAAGTGCCGGAGAAGCTGTTGAGAAATTATCAAGATTGGTGCAAGAATTACCAGAAGCAGAGGATGTGTTAATGTGTGAAAGCTCTTCCAAGCCTTTAGTGAAGGCATCAGCAAACAGTCTGTGA
- the LOC132181456 gene encoding ribulose-phosphate 3-epimerase, cytoplasmic isoform isoform X1, with the protein MEGYCPVVVRHFVPNLTIGAPVIQSLRKHTTAYLDCHLMVTNPLDYVEPLGKAGASGFTFHVEVSKENWQELVQQIKSKGMRPGVSLKPGTPIEEVFPLIEGENPVEMVLVMTVEPGFGGQKFMPETMEKVRVLRKKYPTLDIEVDGGLGPSTIDVAAAAGANCIVAGSSVFGASEPAQVISLLRKKVEEAQQNS; encoded by the exons ATGGAGGGTTACTGCCCGGTTGTGGTCAG GCACTTTGTGCCAAATCTAACCATTGGTGCTCCAGTCATTCAGAGTTTGAGAAAGCACACAAC GGCCTATCTTGATTGCCACCTCATGGTCACAAATCCTCTTGATTATGTTGAACCTTTGGGAAAAGCTGGTGCTTCTGGTTTTACATTTCATGTTGAGGTATCCAAAG AAAATTGGCAAGAACTAGTCCAACAAATTAAGTCGAAGGGCATGAGGCCTGGGGTGTCATTAAAGCCTGGGACGCCCattgaagaagtttttcctCTG ATTGAAGGTGAAAACCCTGTGGAAATGGTCCTTGTAATGACTGTCGAACCTGGATTTGGTGGACAAAAGTTCATGCCAGAGACGATGGAGAAG GTCCGTGTGCTGAGAAAGAAGTACCCAACACTTGATATAGAG GTTGACGGCGGTTTAGGGCCTTCAACTATTGACGTAGCAGCTGCAGCCGGAGCAAACTGTATTGTCGCTGGAAGTTCAGTGTTTGGAGCTTCTGAGCCAGCCCAAGTAATATCCCTTTTGAGGAAGAAAGTAGAGGAAGCCCAGCAAAACAGTTGA
- the LOC132181456 gene encoding ribulose-phosphate 3-epimerase, cytoplasmic isoform isoform X2, whose amino-acid sequence MGVSAKIAPSMLSSDFANLASEAHRMLSCGADWLHMDIMDGHFVPNLTIGAPVIQSLRKHTTAYLDCHLMVTNPLDYVEPLGKAGASGFTFHVEVSKENWQELVQQIKSKGMRPGVSLKPGTPIEEVFPLIEGENPVEMVLVMTVEPGFGGQKFMPETMEKVRVLRKKYPTLDIEVDGGLGPSTIDVAAAAGANCIVAGSSVFGASEPAQVISLLRKKVEEAQQNS is encoded by the exons ATGGGTGTGTCGGCAAAAATAGCACCGTCTATGCTCTCATCGGACTTCGCCAATTTGGCCTCTGAGGCTCACCGCATGCTCAGCTGTGGCGCCGATTGGCTCCACATGGACATCATG GATGG GCACTTTGTGCCAAATCTAACCATTGGTGCTCCAGTCATTCAGAGTTTGAGAAAGCACACAAC GGCCTATCTTGATTGCCACCTCATGGTCACAAATCCTCTTGATTATGTTGAACCTTTGGGAAAAGCTGGTGCTTCTGGTTTTACATTTCATGTTGAGGTATCCAAAG AAAATTGGCAAGAACTAGTCCAACAAATTAAGTCGAAGGGCATGAGGCCTGGGGTGTCATTAAAGCCTGGGACGCCCattgaagaagtttttcctCTG ATTGAAGGTGAAAACCCTGTGGAAATGGTCCTTGTAATGACTGTCGAACCTGGATTTGGTGGACAAAAGTTCATGCCAGAGACGATGGAGAAG GTCCGTGTGCTGAGAAAGAAGTACCCAACACTTGATATAGAG GTTGACGGCGGTTTAGGGCCTTCAACTATTGACGTAGCAGCTGCAGCCGGAGCAAACTGTATTGTCGCTGGAAGTTCAGTGTTTGGAGCTTCTGAGCCAGCCCAAGTAATATCCCTTTTGAGGAAGAAAGTAGAGGAAGCCCAGCAAAACAGTTGA
- the LOC132183041 gene encoding uncharacterized protein At3g27210-like — protein sequence MGSCASVHRSSDSAMKLRLSSFASKDEKLVIPPSPVKETPTNGIINNNVVAVKSQQSPFRSGTSFGGYGSKEETFFDSQAWLESDCEDDYFSVNGDFTPSRGNTPVHHNLSVGTPRVNKTGFENKIPGSVPVTSPTDKKKKLAELFRESSRNDRDGEDLNISGNQNIANGNIQAQPTLQSVLDLPPKSAHGTPYGTNSVCSSEWTANGDHPLTEKEKPFKSVQCCLPGLISCRSFSERKKKMDPAVAVNDEPRFATPLVQGR from the exons atgggttCGTGTGCATCGGTGCATAGGAGCTCTGACTCGGCCATGAAACTCAGATTATCGTCGTTTGCGTCCAAAGACGAAAAGCTCGTCATCCCACCCTCGCCTGTCAAGGAAACTCCGACCAATGGGATCATCAACAACAACGTTGTGGCTGTTAAGTCTCAGCAGTCGCCTTTTCGATCAGGCACTAGTTTTGGAGGATACG GTAgcaaagaggaaaccttttttGATTCCCAAGCCTGGTTAGAGTCAGATTGCGAGGATGATTATTTTAGTGTCAATGGTG ATTTTACCCCCTCCAGAGGCAACACTCCGGTCCATCATAACCTCTCCGTCGGGACCCCTAGAGTCAACAAGACCGGTTTTGAGAACAAAATTCCTGGTTCCGTACCTGTAACATCCCCAACagataagaaaaagaaactagccGAACTTTTCCGAGAGAGCAGCCGAAATGACCGAGATGGTGAGGACCTAAATATCTCAGGCAACCAGAACATAGCCAACGGAAACATCCAAGCTCAACCAACTTTACAGTCTGTACTTGACCTCCCTCCAAAGTCAGCACATGGTACCCCGTATGGAACCAACTCTGTATGTAGTAGTGAATGGACTGCTAATGGAGACCACCCCTTAACAGAGAAGGAGAAACCATTCAAGTCTGTGCAGTGTTGTCTTCCAGGCTTGATTTCATGCCGTAGCTTTagtgagaggaagaagaagatggaccCTGCTGTAGCTGTAAATGATGAGCCTCGATTTGCAACACCTCTGGTACAAGGTAGATGA